In Tenacibaculum sp. 190524A02b, the genomic stretch TTAAGGTTTTCAAAGCCTTCTTTAATAGCTTCTTCTGTTAATGAAGATATCCATAAACGTTGTACTTCACCTTTATAATTAGCCTGATTAATTACCCAACGCTGAATCAATTCTCCTTCTTGCCCAGCATCCCCGCAGTTTATAACTACATCAGCTTTATCAAATAACGATTTTATAATAGTGAATTGTTTTTGTATTCCTGAATCAGCAGTAACTTTAGTATTAAAACGTTCAGGAAGCATCGGAAGATTATTTAAATCCCAGCTTTTCCAGTGCGGTTTGTAATCTTTAGGCTCTAAAAGCGTACACAGATGTCCAAAAGTATAAGTAACGGCATAACCATTACCTTCAAAATATCCATCATGTTTGGTATTGGCTCCCAAAATACTAGCTATTTCACGAGCAACACTTGGCTTTTCGGCAATACAAACTTTCATTCTATCCTATTTTAAAAACCCGAAATTACTATTTTTTACAAATAAAAAACGTGGCAATCGCCACGTTTTTTCAACAAAATGTATAAACAATTATTGTTTTACTTTATTTTTGAATTTTTCAAACTTATTAGTTGTTTGTTTAGGCCAGCTATTATTTGAAGTATCAATATCAGCTGTTTCTAAATCTGGATCAATAGTAATGTTTTTGATTTCCTTGTCTGAAGAGAATACTTTAAATATTTGAGTGTCATTTTTTCTCCATATTTCAGCAGGATACTTTTCACGTTTTTTAGTACCATCAGCATAAGTTAATTCAACTATAACAGGCATTACTAAACCACCTGGTTTTTCAAACTCAACCTGATACATATACTTAGGCAAGGTTTTTAAATTTGCTTTTTTGTCAGCAGGTAAACCATTTACATAGGTTTCTATGTCTTTTGAATTAGCATCAGCCTTATCAGTAGTTAAAAATACAAGTTTACCTAAACTAGCAAAATAAGAAGGATATTGAGCTTGTAGCTTTTTTGTTCTTTCATTAGGCTTATCAGTAACGTATAAAGGTTTTACTTCTTTAATTCCTATATCACAATAATCAGTAGTATAAAACCAACCTCTCCAGAACCAATCTAAATCCATTCCAGAAGCATCTTCCATTGTTCTAAAAAAATCAGCAGGAGTTGGGTGCTTAAACATCCAACGTCTAGCATATGTTCTAAAAGCATAGTCAAATAATTCAGGTCCCATAATAGTTTGACGTAATAAATATAAACCAGCTGCTGGTTTAGTATAAGCATTAGGACCAAAGTTCTTTACATAATCACCTTGAGACATAATAGGAGATAGGTTGCTTTGATCTAAACTCATATATCCAACAATATCTTTAGGTAAATTATTCGTATTGAATGTTGGATCGTAATCTAATTCGGCTAAAGTTTCTACAAAAGAGTTAATTCCTTCATCCATCCATGTCCATTGACGCTCATCAGAGTTTACAATCATAGGGAAAAAATTATGTCCTACTTCATGTGTAATAACACCAATCATTCCATTTTTTACTCTATCTGAATAAGTTCCATCAGGATTTGGTCTTCCATAATTAAAACAAATCATTGGGTATTCCATACCTTGACGTTTAGCATGAACAGAAATAGCTTTAGAATAAGGATAATCAAAAGTTAATTTAGAATACTCTTCTAGGGTATTTGCAACTACTCTTGTAGAATGCTCTTCCCATAAAGGATTTCCTTCTTTAGGGTATAATGAAACTGCCATTACAGTTTTACCGTTAATATTAACAGCCATCGCATCCCAAATATACTTTCTAGATGAAGCAAAAGCATAATCTCTTACATTTTTAGCTTTAAAATGCCAAGTTTTAGTTTTGGTAGTTCTACCTTTTTCATTCTTTTCAGCTTCTTCTTGAGTAACAATAAAAACAGGATCTTTAAAAGATTTTCTAGCTTTCTCAAATCGTTTACGTTGTTCTTTTGTTAATACTTCTTTTTCATTTTGTAATTCACCAGTAGCGTCTACAATGTGATCAGCAGGAACAGTTAATTTCACATCAAAATCTCCAAACTCTAAGGCCCATTCACTACGTCCCCAAAATTGCATATTTTGCCAACCTTCTACATTGTCATAGACAGCTAAACGAGGATAAAACTGAGCTATAGTATAGTTTTTATTTCCATCAGGAAAGTATTCTACACCAGAACGTCCACCATCTTTAACATAGTCATTAATTAAATAATTCCATTTAATGCGAAATTTAAAAGTATCACCTGGAGCCAATGGTTTAGGCAAATTAATACGCATCATAGTATTATTTATAGTATGAGGTAAATCTCTACCATCTTCATACTTAACAGCTTCTATATTATAACCATACTGCTTAGGTTTAGACATGTTTTCAGAAACAAATTTATCTGGTGTTTGAAAACCACTTGCGCCTTTAGATTCTATTAAAGGAGATTGTGAGTCTGGAGCACGCATATTTTGATCTAATTGTACCCATAAATATTCTAAATGATCTTTTGAGTTATTGTGGTAGGTAATAGTTTCATCACCATATAA encodes the following:
- a CDS encoding M1 family metallopeptidase, producing the protein MRKYTMLLFSFFFVTLTTAAQEKAKEQPQKGHTDQNKFRQLKDVLATPNNQRTASGAPGHAYTQQKVDYVMDLRVDEASDKLYGDETITYHNNSKDHLEYLWVQLDQNMRAPDSQSPLIESKGASGFQTPDKFVSENMSKPKQYGYNIEAVKYEDGRDLPHTINNTMMRINLPKPLAPGDTFKFRIKWNYLINDYVKDGGRSGVEYFPDGNKNYTIAQFYPRLAVYDNVEGWQNMQFWGRSEWALEFGDFDVKLTVPADHIVDATGELQNEKEVLTKEQRKRFEKARKSFKDPVFIVTQEEAEKNEKGRTTKTKTWHFKAKNVRDYAFASSRKYIWDAMAVNINGKTVMAVSLYPKEGNPLWEEHSTRVVANTLEEYSKLTFDYPYSKAISVHAKRQGMEYPMICFNYGRPNPDGTYSDRVKNGMIGVITHEVGHNFFPMIVNSDERQWTWMDEGINSFVETLAELDYDPTFNTNNLPKDIVGYMSLDQSNLSPIMSQGDYVKNFGPNAYTKPAAGLYLLRQTIMGPELFDYAFRTYARRWMFKHPTPADFFRTMEDASGMDLDWFWRGWFYTTDYCDIGIKEVKPLYVTDKPNERTKKLQAQYPSYFASLGKLVFLTTDKADANSKDIETYVNGLPADKKANLKTLPKYMYQVEFEKPGGLVMPVIVELTYADGTKKREKYPAEIWRKNDTQIFKVFSSDKEIKNITIDPDLETADIDTSNNSWPKQTTNKFEKFKNKVKQ